In one Massilia endophytica genomic region, the following are encoded:
- a CDS encoding secretin N-terminal domain-containing protein codes for MPSHIHRAGRGLRHALTLTAMVAALSGCAAQMAFREGKDLVAKDQVEAGLLKLKEAVAKEPGNAEYRAAYLQARDRASIRLLQQADADMAAGRNELAMQNLQRVLALDPQNERARAGYRTLETNERHGKALAAAAELLARKDYDLAKSRVNAILTEKPDHVQARALLREINEKSPPVQNEGALAKAYKQPITVEFKDAPLKQVFDVISRRSGLNFVFDKDVKTDTRTSIFLRNSTVESAVYYLLMSNQLEQQVMDQNTVLIYPNIAAKLREYQETVIKTFYLANAEAKNVANTLKTILKSRDVVADEKLNLVIMRDNADAVRMAEKLVALQDMPEPEVMLEVEILEIKRSRLMELGVEWPAGVTLAPVTRSNGTSLHLSDLDTLNRSTIAISSLSTTINANVTDGDSKLLANPRIRVRNKEKAKVQIGDKVPVITTTVSPGGTAGFSQESVNYVDVGLTLNAEPTIYLNNEVGIRIALEVSNLVSRIETKTGSTAYQIGTRQATTMLQLKDGENQVLAGLINNTDRSSGNKIPGLGELPILGRLFGNSTDESQQTEIVLSITPHLIRNLQRPEASASEFSAGTEANFRRKPDVSVRTTVTVPGRNTNVPQGAPEAQPSAVPQPPALNAPPPPASNVSMSSTQPGPASSVSLPAPPPPPQTVQPAQPAPAPSNVPPPAQQQ; via the coding sequence ATGCCAAGTCACATTCACCGGGCAGGCCGCGGCCTGCGTCATGCGCTTACCCTGACCGCCATGGTGGCAGCCCTGAGCGGCTGCGCCGCCCAGATGGCCTTCCGCGAAGGTAAAGACCTGGTTGCGAAGGACCAGGTGGAAGCGGGCCTGCTCAAACTCAAGGAAGCCGTTGCCAAGGAACCCGGCAATGCGGAGTACCGCGCGGCCTACCTGCAAGCCCGCGACCGCGCCAGCATCCGCTTGCTGCAGCAGGCCGACGCCGACATGGCGGCCGGGCGCAACGAGCTGGCGATGCAGAACCTGCAGCGTGTGCTGGCCCTCGATCCGCAGAACGAACGGGCGCGCGCCGGCTACCGCACCCTGGAAACGAATGAGCGCCACGGCAAGGCGCTGGCCGCCGCCGCCGAACTGTTGGCGCGCAAGGACTACGACCTGGCCAAGTCCCGCGTCAATGCCATCCTCACCGAGAAGCCGGACCACGTCCAGGCGCGCGCCCTGCTGCGCGAGATCAACGAGAAGTCCCCGCCGGTGCAGAACGAAGGCGCCCTGGCCAAAGCGTACAAGCAGCCGATCACGGTGGAATTCAAGGATGCGCCCCTGAAGCAGGTCTTCGACGTGATTTCGCGCCGTTCGGGCCTGAATTTCGTCTTCGACAAGGACGTGAAGACCGATACCCGCACCTCCATCTTCCTGCGCAACAGCACGGTGGAGTCGGCGGTCTACTACCTGCTGATGTCGAACCAGCTGGAGCAGCAGGTCATGGACCAGAACACGGTGCTGATCTACCCGAACATCGCTGCCAAGCTGCGCGAGTACCAGGAAACGGTGATCAAGACCTTCTACCTCGCCAATGCCGAGGCGAAGAACGTGGCCAACACGCTCAAGACCATCCTCAAATCGCGCGACGTGGTGGCGGACGAGAAGCTCAATCTCGTCATCATGCGCGACAATGCGGACGCCGTGCGCATGGCCGAGAAGCTGGTGGCCTTGCAGGACATGCCGGAGCCGGAGGTCATGCTGGAAGTGGAGATCCTGGAGATCAAGCGCAGCCGCCTGATGGAGCTGGGTGTGGAGTGGCCCGCAGGCGTGACGCTGGCGCCAGTCACGAGGTCGAATGGCACCAGCCTGCACCTCTCCGATCTGGATACCCTCAACCGCAGCACCATCGCGATTTCGAGCCTGAGCACCACCATCAACGCCAACGTGACGGACGGCGACTCCAAGCTCCTGGCCAATCCCCGCATCCGCGTGCGCAACAAGGAGAAGGCCAAGGTCCAGATCGGCGACAAGGTGCCGGTGATTACGACCACGGTCTCGCCAGGCGGCACCGCGGGCTTTTCCCAGGAGAGCGTGAACTATGTGGACGTGGGCCTGACCCTGAACGCCGAACCCACTATCTACCTGAACAACGAAGTGGGCATCCGCATTGCGCTGGAGGTGAGCAACCTGGTGAGCCGCATCGAGACCAAGACGGGCAGCACCGCCTACCAGATCGGCACGCGCCAGGCCACCACCATGCTGCAGTTGAAGGACGGCGAGAACCAGGTGCTGGCGGGCCTCATCAACAATACGGACCGCAGCTCGGGCAACAAGATTCCCGGCCTGGGCGAGCTCCCCATCCTCGGCCGCCTGTTCGGCAACAGCACCGACGAAAGCCAGCAGACCGAGATCGTGCTGTCGATCACGCCCCACCTGATCCGCAACCTGCAGCGTCCCGAAGCCTCGGCCTCCGAGTTCTCGGCCGGCACCGAGGCGAACTTCCGCCGCAAGCCGGACGTCAGCGTGCGCACCACGGTCACCGTCCCGGGCCGCAACACCAATGTGCCGCAGGGCGCGCCCGAGGCCCAGCCGTCCGCAGTGCCGCAGCCGCCCGCGCTCAATGCGCCGCCACCGCCGGCGAGCAACGTGTCGATGTCGAGCACCCAGCCGGGACCTGCCAGCAGCGTGTCGCTGCCCGCGCCGCCTCCGCCGCCGCAGACGGTGCAGCCCGCGCAGCCGGCTCCCGCGCCGTCCAATGTGCCGCCGCCCGCCCAGCAGCAGTGA
- a CDS encoding type II secretion system protein, whose product MQARRRGFTLIELLVTLAILGVLGAMVIPVAQTTIQRRNEAALREALHDIRKGLDAHKKAWDEGRIEKTLGSTGYPKTLETLVEGVPDLRHPKKAKIYFMRRIPRDPMNSNSELTDAQTWGKRSYASEPDEPREGEDVYDVYSTSEQAGLNGVPYRKW is encoded by the coding sequence ATGCAGGCGCGGCGCCGCGGTTTCACCCTGATCGAGCTGCTGGTCACGCTGGCCATTCTGGGCGTGCTGGGAGCGATGGTGATTCCGGTCGCCCAGACCACGATCCAGCGCCGCAACGAGGCGGCGCTGCGCGAGGCCCTGCACGATATCCGCAAGGGCCTGGACGCCCACAAGAAAGCCTGGGACGAGGGCCGCATCGAGAAAACCCTGGGCAGCACCGGCTATCCCAAGACGCTGGAGACCCTGGTGGAGGGCGTGCCAGACCTGCGCCACCCGAAGAAGGCCAAGATCTACTTCATGCGCCGCATTCCGCGCGACCCCATGAACAGCAACAGCGAGCTGACGGACGCGCAGACATGGGGCAAGCGCAGCTACGCCAGCGAGCCGGACGAGCCGCGCGAAGGCGAGGACGTCTATGACGTGTATTCCACCTCCGAACAGGCGGGCCTGAACGGCGTGCCCTACCGAAAATGGTAA
- a CDS encoding type II secretion system protein produces MVNKKARGFTLIELLVVLGIVALLLTLAVPRFFPSVDRSKETVLAENLRSTRATIDQFYGDTGAYPESLEELVEKKYLRAVPVDPITERSDSWLLVPPEQPARGNVADIKSGAPGNDRNGKPYAEW; encoded by the coding sequence ATGGTAAACAAGAAGGCCAGGGGCTTCACCCTGATCGAACTGCTGGTGGTGCTGGGCATCGTGGCCCTGCTGCTGACGCTCGCCGTGCCGCGCTTTTTCCCCAGCGTGGACCGCAGCAAGGAGACAGTGCTGGCCGAGAACCTGCGCAGCACCCGCGCCACCATCGACCAGTTCTACGGCGACACCGGCGCCTACCCGGAGTCGCTGGAGGAACTGGTGGAGAAGAAGTATCTGCGCGCCGTGCCTGTCGATCCGATCACCGAGCGCAGCGACAGCTGGCTGCTGGTGCCCCCGGAGCAGCCCGCGCGCGGCAACGTGGCCGACATCAAGAGCGGAGCCCCCGGCAATGACCGCAACGGCAAACCCTACGCCGAGTGGTAG
- a CDS encoding type II secretion system protein → MTATANPTPSGRRAAGFTYVSLIVLVAIIGLVTAATLRLGVAMRRAAAEQALLDIGEQFSDALKSYAAATPPGQPQQPPTLKELLKDPRFPGTRRHLRKIFVDPMTGKAEWGIVYLGDKVGVVAIYSLSQARAIKVANFPTRFQAFEGKEYVADWKFTRDGQPPLPPKSGPGQPAVPPPPAPTPMTGAPLPPPAQDPDAPPPPPPRAPEPESSPAPETEPVPASEPVENVEQEKK, encoded by the coding sequence ATGACCGCAACGGCAAACCCTACGCCGAGTGGTAGGCGGGCCGCGGGCTTCACTTATGTGAGCCTGATCGTCCTGGTGGCCATCATCGGCCTGGTGACGGCGGCGACCCTGCGCCTGGGCGTCGCCATGCGCCGCGCCGCCGCCGAACAGGCCCTGCTCGACATCGGCGAGCAGTTCAGCGACGCCCTGAAAAGCTACGCGGCGGCCACCCCGCCCGGACAGCCGCAACAGCCGCCCACGCTCAAGGAGCTCCTGAAGGACCCCCGCTTTCCCGGCACCCGCCGCCACCTGCGCAAGATCTTCGTCGATCCCATGACGGGCAAGGCGGAGTGGGGCATCGTCTACCTGGGCGACAAGGTGGGCGTGGTCGCCATCTACAGCCTCAGCCAGGCCAGGGCGATCAAGGTGGCGAACTTTCCGACCCGTTTCCAGGCCTTCGAAGGCAAGGAATATGTCGCCGACTGGAAGTTCACGCGCGACGGCCAGCCGCCTTTGCCTCCCAAGTCCGGCCCGGGCCAGCCGGCCGTGCCGCCGCCCCCGGCGCCCACGCCGATGACGGGCGCGCCCTTGCCGCCGCCCGCGCAGGACCCCGATGCGCCGCCCCCGCCGCCGCCCCGCGCACCTGAACCGGAGAGCTCCCCGGCGCCGGAAACGGAGCCCGTCCCGGCCTCCGAACCGGTGGAAAATGTCGAGCAGGAAAAGAAATAG
- a CDS encoding FxDxF family PEP-CTERM protein codes for MKLKFAVAGLLAAASFSAFADDQNVALSIGADNFFNSAGQTEVLSGGLDVITFDGLDAGVYNIVVTLSGQNLTFDAAQSNLNGVTGEAFGSGKLKFWGIDTTGMSPFTLELYGTAMAGAKYSGEVTVMAVPEPETYGMLIGGLGILGFLARRKAKKA; via the coding sequence ATGAAACTGAAATTCGCAGTTGCAGGCCTGCTGGCCGCCGCCTCCTTCTCCGCTTTCGCTGACGACCAGAACGTCGCCCTGAGCATCGGCGCCGACAACTTCTTCAACAGCGCTGGCCAGACCGAAGTGCTGTCCGGCGGCCTGGACGTGATCACCTTCGATGGCCTGGACGCAGGCGTGTACAACATCGTGGTGACCCTGTCCGGTCAGAACCTGACCTTCGACGCCGCTCAGTCCAACCTGAACGGCGTAACCGGTGAAGCTTTCGGCTCCGGCAAGCTGAAATTCTGGGGCATCGACACCACCGGCATGTCGCCGTTCACCCTGGAGCTGTATGGCACTGCCATGGCAGGCGCCAAGTACAGCGGTGAAGTGACCGTGATGGCTGTTCCAGAACCAGAAACCTATGGCATGCTGATCGGCGGCCTGGGCATCCTGGGCTTCCTGGCACGCCGCAAAGCAAAGAAGGCGTAA
- the murJ gene encoding murein biosynthesis integral membrane protein MurJ, whose product MNLLRTLAAISSMTMLSRITGLLRDTLFARAFGAGAYTDAFNIAFRLPNLLRRLFAEGAFSQAFVPILAEYKTRQGEAATKSLADHVANTLVWATLFVSVLGIVAAPLFIWLIAGSEARNPEAFDATVWMTRLMFPYIACMSFVALSGGVLNTWRQFKVPAFTPVLLNLSLIAGILFLSPWLEQPIYAQAIAVLVGGLLQVAIQIPALVKIGMLPRLSINPVGGLRDPGVRRVLKKMAPAVLAVSATQISLIINTGIAARLAEGSVSWLTYADRLMELPTALLGVALGTILLPSLSKASVEGDHAEYSALLDWGLRLTLLLAIPAAVGIAVTAVPLIATLFHYGLFTARDVANSAGPLVAYAVGLTGIILVKTLAPAFYAKQDIRTPVRIALGVMAATQLMNLLFVPFFAVAGLALSIGLAACLNAGFLFAGLRRRGIYQPQPGWGKFLAKLVVAAGLMGAAGWFASAQFDWIALRALPLLRVGALLLVIGGCAIVYFGVLLALGFRLRDFKRLAK is encoded by the coding sequence ATGAACCTGCTCAGAACCCTCGCCGCCATCTCCAGCATGACCATGCTGTCGCGGATCACCGGCCTGCTGCGCGACACCCTGTTCGCGCGCGCCTTCGGCGCCGGCGCCTATACGGATGCCTTCAATATCGCCTTCCGCCTGCCCAACCTGCTGCGCCGCCTGTTCGCCGAAGGCGCCTTCTCCCAGGCCTTCGTGCCCATCCTGGCCGAGTACAAGACGCGGCAGGGCGAGGCAGCGACCAAGTCCCTGGCCGACCATGTGGCCAACACCCTGGTCTGGGCCACCCTCTTCGTGAGCGTGCTGGGCATTGTGGCGGCGCCCCTCTTCATCTGGCTGATTGCGGGCAGCGAGGCGCGCAACCCCGAGGCTTTCGACGCCACGGTGTGGATGACGCGCCTGATGTTCCCCTATATCGCCTGCATGTCCTTCGTGGCCCTGTCCGGCGGCGTGCTGAATACCTGGCGCCAGTTCAAGGTGCCCGCCTTCACGCCGGTGCTGCTGAACCTGTCCCTGATCGCGGGCATCCTCTTCCTCTCGCCCTGGCTGGAACAGCCCATCTACGCCCAGGCCATTGCCGTGCTGGTGGGCGGCCTGCTGCAGGTGGCGATCCAGATCCCCGCGCTGGTGAAGATCGGCATGCTGCCACGCCTGTCCATCAACCCCGTGGGCGGCCTGCGCGATCCGGGCGTGCGGCGCGTGCTGAAGAAGATGGCGCCCGCCGTGCTGGCAGTCTCGGCCACCCAGATCAGCCTCATCATCAATACGGGCATCGCGGCCCGGCTGGCCGAAGGCAGCGTGTCCTGGCTCACCTATGCGGACCGCCTGATGGAGCTGCCGACCGCCCTGCTGGGCGTGGCCCTGGGCACCATCCTGCTGCCCAGCCTGTCCAAGGCCAGCGTGGAAGGCGACCATGCGGAATATTCCGCCCTGCTGGACTGGGGCCTGCGCCTGACACTGCTGCTGGCCATTCCGGCCGCCGTGGGCATCGCCGTCACGGCCGTGCCCCTGATCGCCACGCTCTTCCACTACGGCCTGTTCACGGCGCGCGACGTGGCCAATTCGGCCGGGCCGCTGGTGGCCTATGCCGTGGGGCTGACGGGCATCATCCTCGTGAAGACCCTGGCGCCCGCCTTCTATGCCAAGCAGGACATCCGCACGCCGGTGCGCATCGCCCTGGGCGTGATGGCGGCGACGCAGCTGATGAACCTTCTCTTCGTGCCCTTCTTCGCCGTGGCGGGCCTGGCCCTGTCGATCGGGCTGGCGGCCTGCCTGAACGCGGGCTTCCTGTTCGCCGGGCTGCGCCGGCGCGGCATCTACCAGCCCCAGCCAGGCTGGGGCAAATTCCTCGCCAAGCTGGTCGTGGCGGCGGGGCTGATGGGAGCGGCGGGCTGGTTCGCCTCCGCCCAGTTCGACTGGATCGCCCTGCGCGCCCTGCCCCTGCTGCGCGTGGGCGCCCTGCTGCTGGTGATCGGCGGCTGCGCCATCGTCTACTTCGGCGTGCTGCTCGCGCTGGGCTTCCGCCTGCGCGACTTCAAACGGCTCGCCAAATGA